The DNA window TATTATTATACCACCAATAATGCACctaaacattattattatttatcatCAATTCAAAGGTGACCGTTGAGGAACACCCTTTCGGCGGCGATTACCACCGACGTCCACATCCACCGGCCGGCGGTACATCATAACATGATGCTACAGTTCTTAACCGTTGGGGTTCTACAAACTACTAGAGTTAGTAATATCGTAGTTGAGTCGGGGGTAGTTAATATTCGATCCAGTAGAACTACCTTCTTAGGTTCTTCTGGTTTTATTCCATCATCATGATAATGGACCTGTTATTGTAATAATTGGCTTATCAGTTGTGGTCAATTGAAATACAATATAATTGATAAAAACTCTAATAAACAACAAAGTAAACaaatcatatataatatatatattatattacttgGAACCTTGCAAGAGAGAGAGCAGAAGAGATAAGGGTGTTGGAGAATTCGGCCACATTTGATGCAAAAATTCTTAGATGAAGAAACCCTTAATGGTGGAGGACTTAATGCTGATGATGATATTGCCCTTTGCTTCAAAAACACTACATTCGCCTTGTTTCTTCTGTATGACTACATATAATTTAGATTATTATAATTAGTTCttccttcattaaataataagtATATGTATAATTATACTTACTTGAATAGATGAACAATCAATATTTAACTTGTTTGCATCATTTATGCGTATCACATCATGATACACATACCTTCTGATCTGTggataaatttttatatatataattaaattaagttgaatAAAACATGGGGAAACGTTGGCCAAATCTTCTCCTAAAGTGAAAAGCCTATAAAGCCACTAGAATCAAAAACATCGTCATCAGTCAAAGAGACTACAGAGCTAAAGATCACAGGCTTATGGTCCTTAGAAATCTTTTTGCAGTGTTTGTCAATCTTAGTTATGAGAAATTCAATGGAGTTTTTGCAAGAACCCATGGGTCATTTTCAACCTTGACCTGATTCAAAAATATCTCTTAGTTGGTAGATAATATATTGTGATAGAACATCCAACCATTGCTATAGTTTTAAGAGCAGAGATATCAACAATAGAGGATCCACACAAAGCTGGTAAACAACCAAATACCTCTTCACTCAAGATATCATCGATATCGTATGTAAGTTCTTTTGAGTTATGGATAATCTCCAATTTTAAGAGAGTGATCCAATAGTCAGTACAAGAAATGTTACTTTTACCATCACAGTTCGTTACTGTactggtaaaagtaacttttaccagcgcatttttcgcaaactgcgctggcaaagatgtcaaagttttaccagcgtacatttgcagtggctaaaatctaacttttaccagtgcATTTACGTGCTGGGAAAAGTCATCTTTGCCATcacttttcattttatgctggcaaaagttctaataccaacattgatttgccaacctCTTTTTGCCAACACAgcacaagtaaattctattttaccagcgcaatactaacttttgccagcacaaaaatgtgctggtaaaagtgacacactacaacaaatttaaattttagggGCGACAATTTTGAGGCGACAAAATGTCGCCTCTAATAGTAAGGCTATTAGAGGCGACAAATCATAGTCGCCCCTAAAGaaatagatttatttatttttttaaatctggAGACCTTTAGAGGCGACACATGTCGCCCCTAAAACTTTTTGTAAGGAAAAGTAACTTATTAGGGGCGACACATGTCGCCCCTAAAAAGTTGAAATCTACCCGTTGCACTTAGGCGGGAATTTTCCCGCTCACATTATTAGGGGCGACATATGCCGCCCCTAATTCCCTGCCACCTGACACGGTCAACACATTAGGGGCGACAGTGTCGCCCCAAGTGTCGCCTCAAATTGCGTACACATTAAAAGACGCACACTTCCTCTTCCCCATCcatttctccttcttcttctctaaAAAAACCCTttcattttcatcaaaaaaaccattttcttcttcttttcatcCAGAAAAAGAAATGgggattaaaaataaaactaaactaTATTTCTAGCCGgaatcatcatcttcttccccACGCACGGTGCACCTCCGATCACCAACCACACCGCACGGTGCACCTCCAATCGCTGACCACTCCGCACCGCAACACCTCCGATGTAGCCGGAATCCCACCATCATCGTCGACCGGAGCAATTATAGGTAtgtatttcattattttttaatcatacatatatttatatgataaaaagaatatatatgcttatttataccatttttgcaaaagaaatgtaattgtaattaatttatatgtaaatttaggttattaaaattattaaaattagtccatttcgaaaaaaaattattagaattaaTAGTtagattagatttttttttgtgtgtgtttttcttttttttttttaattttttttctgaaattgattaatatttatgtttattgatataaatatatatttgtgtatatatatttatgcatTTTATgtagatttatatatatttttgtgtttatatatatatgaatatgtatattgTGTGTGTTAgtgtatctatatatatatgaatatgtataaagtttatgttaagatatatatatatgaatatgtataAATGTTgtgttatgatatatatatatgaatatgtataaattttgtgttaggatatatatatatatatgtatatgaatatgTATAAATGTTGTGTtaggatataaatatatatatatatatgaatatgtataaagtttgtgttaggatatatgtatatatatatgaatatgtataAAGTGTGTGTGAATATATATTCTTTTGTttactttgtttctttttttttttgaaattagttCTTGCTTTACTGCATTGGATCGCTGCTGCCCACTATAGTTTCTATAATAATCTTTTTGCAATTTAAaggtttgtaattatttttatatttcttaTATTAGAAAATACATAGTACTCAAATATGTGTATCATCATatagaagagtttgaatatcttaaatattcatccgtagtgaagtaggttctgtgattaaatgtactgcggtcggatgggtggattacTTTTTCATGCACATAATGTTCTGTAATGATTGCTTAATGTTTTTGTAGATTATAAAATTTTGGATTTATgatttttaagttgttatgctgccgaaattttgaataaataaataaaaatctaaaaagaagaataagatAGTGACaagttaaaatattttaaaataatacaattgtTATCATCTATTGGTTTGTAATATTGACTAAAAAACTATTTAAGCGACCTACatgttaaaatatattttttgtactAAAAGACTAAAAATTGCAAgcctatgtaaaaaaaaaataacaataattgcATAATCAAAATCTGTGCACATACCAAAAATATTCAATAGAATTTAATTGTAGgctcataaatataaatattcaaaagAATTTAgtgaaattaattcaaaaatttggatactaaaaataaaatattgaccCTATATTAAAAGAACTTCTAAGCTAATTTTTATTGTAGgctcataaatataaatattcaatagaatttaataaaattaattcaaaaatttagaTACCAAAAATGAAATATTGACCCTATTAAATAAAAGTTAAGGCATACCAAATACACTAATATCAATCAAAGGTTGTATTTTTAAATAAGGAAAAGTTCATTGacaattaaaagaaaagaatatgAATAAGAGAGTTGGAAAGTAACGATTATTGATTAAAAAATGTTTAAATAAAAGAACCTCTAAGCTAATTTTTATTGTAGgctcataaatataaatattcaatagaatttaataaaattaattcaaaaatttagataccaaaaataaaatattgaccCTATTAAATAAAAGTTAAGGTATACCAAATACACTAATATCAATCAAAGGTTGTATTTTTAAATAAGGAAAAGTTCATggacaattaaaataaaagaatatgaataAGAGAGTTGGAAAGTAGCGATTATTGATTAAAAAATgtttaaataaatgaaattattatttgttagctaccaaaaagaaaaaaagaaagggaaattattattttcaacaaattatgcatttcaaaaaagaaaaaaaaattatggaatGAAATTAgagtatctatatatatttatattaaactaAAGCCCGACCagccaaaagaagaaaaaaaaaaagaaaggaagaaatttaggttttaaaaaattaaataattattaaatatattgttGAGCGATTACATTGGTGCCTTTTGTCCTACACATTACAAAAATTGGAAGGCAGTGCCCCAACAGTTCAAGGATCAAGTGCTTGCAAGAGCTCGGGTAAATGACTTTAGACAATTTATCCTTGCTATAATTAAATTTGTTAGTATACTTaaacattatttttttgtaGTTTTACTATAAAATTGACGAGAATCCTGATGCTGAACAAATATTGAGCTGTCTCGACACCGAGTGTGCTAATAGATACAGAACAAAGAAAACTAGTCGACATGTGCATTTCAAACGTTTTTATACAAAACCTGAGGATTACGAGGAAGCGCTAAAACATCATCCGATTGATATGACTCCGGAACAATGGCGACAACAGTGTGAATTTTTTACAAGCCCAGCTTTTCTTGCCCGATCACAACAAAACAAGATAAATCGAGGAAATATGAAATATGTTACAACACAAGGAACAAAATCCTTAGCTCAGAGGCGTCATGAATTAGTAAGTTTAAATAtaattgtagttttttttttttttgaaagagaaaTATAATTGTAGTTAagatatattaaattgtataatCTCTAACGTTTACTTCATAAACTATAGGAGAAACCGGATTACGTCAGCACATGGATGGAAGTCCATCTAAAAAAAGATAAGCAATTTGTTAATGAATATGCAAGACAAGATTATGTAAGTCTTTGTCacttgatttttatattttccCAATATTAGTTTCATATTGTTCTAATTTTTTGATTTCATATAGGAGCGGTTGCAAGCAATTCAAGCAGCTCGTTCTCAGATAGATACTGATTCTGGGTCATCACCTGATCAAGTCAGCATATTCGAAGAGGCGTTCGGTCAGAGGCGGGGTCACGTTCGTGGAACTGGTCGCAGAGTGAAGGGTAAATCTTCAAGTAGTCGTGCCCAATCCACCCAATCACAGCCACCTTCACAAGATTGGGTAAATGACATGAGTGTGATGTTTAATCTCTTTTCATCTCAAATGGACCCATCAAATATGGACCCTGCAAAGCTAGCAATGTTTAATATGCTTAAGAGTAAATATTCCACTCTAGCACCTCAACCGTCTCAGACACACATGGATCAAGGTTCCCCTGCACATTCTCAACATTCAGCGGCATCATCTGACATGCATACATCTTCGACATCACAGCCTCAGCATCTAGTACCGCCGCTCTCGCAGCCATTGCCACAACCATCACACCCTCCACCGCCTTACCCTTACATGTATGGACCACCGTATCCATTCATGTACGGAGGAATTTCGCAGCAACATCCTTCTGCTTTCTTTCCAGGTTCGACTAATATGGCTGGATCATCACAGCAACCTTCGTCGTCACAGCAGGCTCAGCCAGTCTACCCATATCAATGGATGATGGGGGCATCAACATCTCAGCCGCTACAACCACCACATACATCACAGCCGGTACAACCACCTCAGACATCACAGCCGCTACAACAACCTCAGACGTCACAACGCCAGCCATCGAGTCTTCCAGAGTTCGATGAGAACGAGAGATCACATGACTTTTTATCTCAGTTGTAGAACTAAAAGGctactattatattttttttttgtgagaacTATTATAATGTTAGTTTCTTTTCTAAGTTGTTTTAGTTACTAAAATTTGTAAgaacaatttaattttattatgttattgtgcTACTTATTAATgaagtaattttaatttattaattattatttttaattttatttgttattataattatttttaataaaataaaaattaatattttaaataatataaattatatatttttttaatataaaaaccTTTAGGGGCGACAATGTTGCCCCTAAAAGTCAAATAAAACAACTCTGACAATACCTTTTAGGGGCGACATTTTATGTATTAGGGGCGACATTGTCGCCTCTAAAAGTCAAAAACAGGAATTCGTGTTTTCTCTTTAGGGGCGACAGTGTCGCCCCAATTGTCAGGCGACTTTTTTGTCGCCCCTAATGGTACTTTTAGGCGCAAACTTTCAGAGGCGACTTATTAGGGGCGACATGTCGCCTCTAAAATACATTAGGGGCGATTTATAGTTGTTTTAGGGGCGACTTTTGTCGCccctaataaattaatttgttgtagtgacatttcttgtagtgagttttaagagaaatttttaatagGCCAATGAATTGAAGTAGATAGTTGGTTTGTGAACTTGAACACTTCAGGGTTAATAACTGTAAAGATCCAGTTACCATatcaattacaaaaataaaagcatCCCAACCTTTGTTTTATGTTGGTAGACTAGAGACCATATAGTGAGGGCTTTTCGTAGAGATATACAAAGCTATAAAATAAGAAATTCAAAGAGAAAAGCTAGGCTAAGGTTACCTTTGATCATTCCTTGCAAACTTCACTTGAATTCCTAATAAAAAGCTTTTTGAATTGGTttggaaaatttaaaaaattcctTGGTTCTTCTTGGTTCTTCTAGGGCAAAAGTGAGAAAGGATATATATAAAGGAGTTTGATATATGATATGTTCTAACttgttttgttttcttaatTAACTAATTTAGTATAATTTAATCTTATATCTAAGATTTTTTTAGATAAAGGGTTAAAATTAACTTAAcgaaaattactaaaataccatTTCTTCACCATGAAGTAATATTTTCACCTAAGGGTAAATGGTCATAATAACCAATAATCCTGTATAACCTTGATATTCTAACTGACCATAAATCTTGCCTCACTAATTTTATGATAGTAAACCATATCAAGGTGACACTATTGGCCAAATCTTCAATTTCACAGTTATCggtcataaaacatgaaaatatcaaaattcATAAATGACATGCATGACACACTagaaatctaataaaatttccacaattgagaaattatatctCTAATGCCTATTTCAAAGAATAAGTCTAATTTTTACACTAATGCACATATAATCAAAACAGtaattaaattactaataatCTACTAAttgtttgttaatttctttatctAAATATACGGTCAATACAAGAAGGGTTTTTGGAGCTCGAAGTACAGAAGTAGCGTGCGCAAAGATATGAAGAGAATGAGTCCACGGAGACCAATCTTAATGAGAGAAAGGGAAAGGTTCAACGGTCATTTcctgcctataaatagaagatcttattatttaaaaaaaagcacAAATTCTTGATCACACCAGACTAGTCAAAACTCTACTGGAATATATCCTCGAAGCACTTTTAGTTCAGAAAACATGAGCCTTAGAGGAAAAGAAGCTGATTGTTAATTAGGTCAACCTATGTAAACTAGTAGAACCCTTTAGTTCAATTAGAACAATTCTAGTATAAAGAATTTGATAATACAAATTTTTTATTGAACTAATTTTCATCATCAACATTATGGAAAAGAGGTGACTCAAAATTCACTACTACAAACTTACCTTTTAGTGATGCAGTTTAGTGACGCGCCCAAATGTGCGGGTCACTAAAGAGTTAAGGGTGAGCTTTAGTG is part of the Cannabis sativa cultivar Pink pepper isolate KNU-18-1 chromosome 5, ASM2916894v1, whole genome shotgun sequence genome and encodes:
- the LOC133037992 gene encoding uncharacterized protein LOC133037992, giving the protein MSVMFNLFSSQMDPSNMDPAKLAMFNMLKSKYSTLAPQPSQTHMDQGSPAHSQHSAASSDMHTSSTSQPQHLVPPLSQPLPQPSHPPPPYPYMYGPPYPFMYGGISQQHPSAFFPGSTNMAGSSQQPSSSQQAQPVYPYQWMMGASTSQPLQPPHTSQPVQPPQTSQPLQQPQTSQRQPSSLPEFDENERSHDFLSQL